The Miscanthus floridulus cultivar M001 chromosome 7, ASM1932011v1, whole genome shotgun sequence genome includes a region encoding these proteins:
- the LOC136464387 gene encoding uncharacterized protein — MALEENALVVIASSSKLSARCEGSRALRAGGGMREQQGSGDVAGRRRGGVIRSLLGVERRLAEGNADAEGAVGVSSGKQPAAADGCGGEERKAVVRVVAADMPPALQRRAFRCARNELAAMPHFPRRLEPKRLALALKKEFDTAYGPAWHCIVGTSFGSYVTHARGGFLYFSVDKVYILLFRTAVEPSPH; from the exons ATGGCGCTAGAGGAAAACGCACTGGTTGTGATTGCATCCAGTTCAAAACTTTCGGCGCGCTGCGAAGGGAGTCGGGCGCTGCGGGCGGGAGGTGGCATGAGGGAGCAGCAGGGTTCCGGCGACGTGGCGGGGCGCCGCCGGGGCGGGGTCATCAGGTCGCTGCTGGGCGTCGAGCGCCGGCTCGCGGAGGGCAACGCGGACGCCGAGGGGGCGGTCGGAGTCTCCTCGGGGAAGCAGCCGGCGGCCGCGGACGGTTGCGGTGGCGAGGAGAGGAAGGCCGTGGTGAGGGTGGTGGCGGCCGACATGCCGCCCGCGCTGCAGCGCCGCGCGTTCCGCTGCGCCCGCAACGAGCTCGCCGCCATGCCGCACTTCCCGCGCCGGCTCGAGCCCAAGCGCCTCGCGCTCGCGCTCAAGAAG GAGTTCGATACTGCTTATGGACCAGCTTGGCACTGCATCGTGGGGACGAGTTTCGGTTCATATGTCACGCACGCCCGGGGTGGATTCTTGTATTTTTCCGTCGATAAGGTCTACATCCTGCTCTTCAGGACAGCCGTGGAGCCCTCGCCTCATTGA
- the LOC136467677 gene encoding predicted GPI-anchored protein 58 isoform X3 — MAPPFPVPPGALVIKVEDERETDQELRDMFTKDVQRWLELKKRRGQQPSGSAQSQPPPAPPVQQAPPLPPPPPPPPAAQHPCAKRPALGPPPGFAGVRTPPLKQYPPGPKAPAQPQQPAPPNAHRAPAPAALNAQRAGHAPQPAPVHAGPSAVPGLQRRTTPKPPHPAAKKKPTVPCTFCGVLCMTAWHLKQHEQGRKHRNRLAYLAGEMNVRCSVCNVHLSSGLNVEQHNAGKQHLQRLNRGA; from the exons ATGGCGCCGCCATTTCCTGTTCCGCCGGGTGCTCTTGTGATCAAAGTAGAAGATGAAAGGGAGACTGACCAAGAGCTGAGGGACATGTTCACCAAGGACGTCCAGCGCTGGCTCGAGCTCAAAAAGAGGAGGGGCCAGCAACCCTCTGGCAGTGCTCAGTCGCAGCCTCCCCCAGCCCCACCG GTACAGCAAGCACCCccactgccaccgccaccgcctccacctcCAGCAGCGCAGCACCCTTGCGCAAAGAGGCCAGCACTCGGACCGCCTCCGGGGTTCGCGGGTGTTCGCACGCCACCGCTGAAGCAGTACCCACCAGGGCCGAAGGCGCCAGCGCAACCACAACAACCGGCGCCGCCGAACGCCCACCGCGCCCCGGCCCCAGCAGCGCTGAACGCACAAAGGGCGGGGCATGCTCCGCAGCCGGCGCCAG TGCACGCCGGCCCCAGCGCCGTGCCCGGGCTCCAGCGAAGGACGACGCCCAAGCCACCGCACCCAGCGGCGAAGAAGAAGCCCACCGTGCCGTGCACCTTCTGCGGCGTGCTGTGCATGACGGCGTGGCACCTGAAGCAGCACGAGCAGGGGCGGAAGCACCGGAATAGGCTGGCCTACCTCGCCGGGGAGATGAACGTGCGGTGCTCGGTGTGCAACGTGCACCTCTCCAGCGGGCTCAACGTCGAGCAGCACAACGCCGGGAAGCAGCACCTCCAGCGGCTCAACAGGGGAGCCTGA
- the LOC136467677 gene encoding uncharacterized protein isoform X2, translating into MAPPFPVPPGALVIKVEDERETDQELRDMFTKDVQRWLELKKRRGQQPSGSAQSQPPPAPPQAPPLPPPPPPPPAAQHPCAKRPALGPPPGFAGVRTPPLKQYPPGPKAPAQPQQPAPPNAHRAPAPAALNAQRAGHAPQPAPGAYGGATAAPPVHAGPSAVPGLQRRTTPKPPHPAAKKKPTVPCTFCGVLCMTAWHLKQHEQGRKHRNRLAYLAGEMNVRCSVCNVHLSSGLNVEQHNAGKQHLQRLNRGA; encoded by the exons ATGGCGCCGCCATTTCCTGTTCCGCCGGGTGCTCTTGTGATCAAAGTAGAAGATGAAAGGGAGACTGACCAAGAGCTGAGGGACATGTTCACCAAGGACGTCCAGCGCTGGCTCGAGCTCAAAAAGAGGAGGGGCCAGCAACCCTCTGGCAGTGCTCAGTCGCAGCCTCCCCCAGCCCCACCG CAAGCACCCccactgccaccgccaccgcctccacctcCAGCAGCGCAGCACCCTTGCGCAAAGAGGCCAGCACTCGGACCGCCTCCGGGGTTCGCGGGTGTTCGCACGCCACCGCTGAAGCAGTACCCACCAGGGCCGAAGGCGCCAGCGCAACCACAACAACCGGCGCCGCCGAACGCCCACCGCGCCCCGGCCCCAGCAGCGCTGAACGCACAAAGGGCGGGGCATGCTCCGCAGCCGGCGCCAGGCGCATATGGCGGCGCCACGGCCGCGCCGCCAGTGCACGCCGGCCCCAGCGCCGTGCCCGGGCTCCAGCGAAGGACGACGCCCAAGCCACCGCACCCAGCGGCGAAGAAGAAGCCCACCGTGCCGTGCACCTTCTGCGGCGTGCTGTGCATGACGGCGTGGCACCTGAAGCAGCACGAGCAGGGGCGGAAGCACCGGAATAGGCTGGCCTACCTCGCCGGGGAGATGAACGTGCGGTGCTCGGTGTGCAACGTGCACCTCTCCAGCGGGCTCAACGTCGAGCAGCACAACGCCGGGAAGCAGCACCTCCAGCGGCTCAACAGGGGAGCCTGA
- the LOC136467677 gene encoding uncharacterized protein isoform X1 codes for MAPPFPVPPGALVIKVEDERETDQELRDMFTKDVQRWLELKKRRGQQPSGSAQSQPPPAPPVQQAPPLPPPPPPPPAAQHPCAKRPALGPPPGFAGVRTPPLKQYPPGPKAPAQPQQPAPPNAHRAPAPAALNAQRAGHAPQPAPGAYGGATAAPPVHAGPSAVPGLQRRTTPKPPHPAAKKKPTVPCTFCGVLCMTAWHLKQHEQGRKHRNRLAYLAGEMNVRCSVCNVHLSSGLNVEQHNAGKQHLQRLNRGA; via the exons ATGGCGCCGCCATTTCCTGTTCCGCCGGGTGCTCTTGTGATCAAAGTAGAAGATGAAAGGGAGACTGACCAAGAGCTGAGGGACATGTTCACCAAGGACGTCCAGCGCTGGCTCGAGCTCAAAAAGAGGAGGGGCCAGCAACCCTCTGGCAGTGCTCAGTCGCAGCCTCCCCCAGCCCCACCG GTACAGCAAGCACCCccactgccaccgccaccgcctccacctcCAGCAGCGCAGCACCCTTGCGCAAAGAGGCCAGCACTCGGACCGCCTCCGGGGTTCGCGGGTGTTCGCACGCCACCGCTGAAGCAGTACCCACCAGGGCCGAAGGCGCCAGCGCAACCACAACAACCGGCGCCGCCGAACGCCCACCGCGCCCCGGCCCCAGCAGCGCTGAACGCACAAAGGGCGGGGCATGCTCCGCAGCCGGCGCCAGGCGCATATGGCGGCGCCACGGCCGCGCCGCCAGTGCACGCCGGCCCCAGCGCCGTGCCCGGGCTCCAGCGAAGGACGACGCCCAAGCCACCGCACCCAGCGGCGAAGAAGAAGCCCACCGTGCCGTGCACCTTCTGCGGCGTGCTGTGCATGACGGCGTGGCACCTGAAGCAGCACGAGCAGGGGCGGAAGCACCGGAATAGGCTGGCCTACCTCGCCGGGGAGATGAACGTGCGGTGCTCGGTGTGCAACGTGCACCTCTCCAGCGGGCTCAACGTCGAGCAGCACAACGCCGGGAAGCAGCACCTCCAGCGGCTCAACAGGGGAGCCTGA